The following are from one region of the Chryseobacterium shigense genome:
- a CDS encoding PolC-type DNA polymerase III gives MYSIIDIESNGAGYRNECIIDIAIYRYDGQKITDQFISLVNPESDITPFVQKLTSITPKMVKTAPKFHEIAKRVIEITRNTTLVGHNIDFDYRMLRQSFKRLGYDFQINTLDTIPLAKKMIPDEVSYSLGKLVKSLGIPLTNHHRAEGDARATLELFKLLISKDTENEIIQKQHDETNAKTYINKIKVLTQDLPNERGFVYFQNEEGKIILSDYVQDINKFSKKVFNSKSKKWEQIQKDVEQINYELTGTDIIAKLILNSKNIKKREAFPFGLYFRNNKYIVEKNKLNKTEKPLLKFRSFTQGTKAVQFISAQEEFKDVSIFLKKIDFRKRNELWLGQGRKLGEKLFLIIENGKVVSYGFYELFTQIQTLSKLAKLKIDLPLSSADLHNDLQLALLRGDFETLPLPK, from the coding sequence TTGTACTCCATAATTGATATAGAAAGTAATGGTGCAGGTTACAGGAATGAATGCATTATAGATATAGCCATCTACAGATACGATGGTCAGAAAATTACTGACCAGTTCATATCCCTTGTCAATCCGGAAAGTGATATCACTCCCTTTGTACAGAAACTGACAAGCATCACCCCTAAAATGGTGAAAACTGCTCCGAAATTCCATGAAATAGCAAAAAGAGTCATTGAAATTACCCGGAATACCACCTTGGTAGGTCATAATATTGATTTTGATTACAGAATGCTGCGCCAGTCCTTCAAAAGACTGGGGTATGACTTTCAGATCAACACTCTGGATACCATTCCTTTAGCTAAAAAGATGATTCCGGATGAGGTAAGCTACTCATTGGGCAAACTCGTGAAATCGCTTGGAATTCCGTTGACAAACCATCACAGGGCTGAAGGCGATGCAAGAGCAACATTGGAACTGTTCAAACTTCTCATTTCAAAAGATACTGAAAATGAGATCATCCAAAAGCAGCATGATGAAACCAATGCAAAAACCTATATCAATAAGATCAAAGTTCTTACGCAGGATCTTCCCAATGAAAGAGGGTTTGTGTATTTCCAGAATGAAGAAGGGAAAATTATATTATCAGATTACGTTCAGGATATCAATAAGTTCTCGAAAAAGGTCTTCAATTCCAAGTCCAAAAAGTGGGAACAGATCCAGAAAGATGTTGAACAGATCAATTATGAGCTCACAGGAACAGATATTATTGCAAAACTGATCCTCAATTCCAAAAATATCAAAAAAAGAGAAGCTTTTCCGTTCGGGCTTTACTTCAGAAATAATAAATACATTGTCGAAAAGAATAAGCTGAATAAAACCGAAAAACCGCTCCTGAAATTCAGATCATTTACCCAGGGTACAAAAGCAGTTCAGTTTATAAGCGCGCAGGAAGAATTTAAAGATGTCAGTATTTTCCTTAAAAAAATAGATTTCAGAAAAAGAAATGAACTTTGGCTCGGACAGGGAAGAAAACTGGGTGAAAAGCTGTTCCTGATCATTGAAAACGGAAAAGTAGTTTCATATGGTTTTTATGAACTGTTTACACAGATCCAGACCTTAAGTAAGCTGGCCAAGCTGAAAATTGATCTTCCTTTGTCTTCTGCAGATTTGCATAATGATCTCCAGCTCGCCCTTCTTCGTGGTGATTTTGAGACATTGCCACTGCCAAAATGA
- a CDS encoding helicase HerA-like domain-containing protein: MADKTQFIEELNAKYTPKGEHIILGKGMLDGEVVPEVNVTIPLKTINRHGLIAGATGTGKTKTLQVFAEQLSHAGIPSLVLDIKGDFSGIAEAGQMNPVIEERYAKTQLPYNPQAFPVELMTISGGKGVKLRATVTEFGPVLLSKILELNDTQQSIMSIVFKYCDDKGLPLIDLNDLKKVLQYVTDNAQGKAELAANYGSIAPASLGAILRSIVALEQQGASDFFGELSFDVHDLLETRDGKGVVNILRVAEIQNKPQLFSTFMLSLFAEIYMTFPEEGDSGKPKLVLFIDEAHLIFDESSKALLSQIETMVKLIRSKGVGIYFITQIPGDVPENVLSQLGLKIQHALRGFTAKDKKEISKAVENYPITEFYDASNLIQNLGIGEAFVTALDEKGIPTPLVHTYLISPESRMDVLNDAEISELTGNSSLVAKYEQPVDKESAYEILTNRMEQAAQNPVPTQKTKPVKEEPGMFEQVLQSKAGRTFTSTLMREGAKAILGMFGLGGRRR; encoded by the coding sequence ATGGCAGATAAAACACAATTTATTGAAGAACTGAATGCAAAATACACTCCGAAAGGAGAACATATTATACTGGGAAAAGGAATGCTGGACGGGGAAGTAGTGCCGGAAGTCAACGTTACGATTCCTTTGAAAACCATCAACCGCCACGGCCTTATTGCCGGGGCAACGGGAACAGGTAAAACAAAAACACTTCAGGTATTTGCAGAACAGCTTTCCCATGCGGGAATACCTTCTCTGGTTCTGGATATTAAAGGTGACTTTTCCGGAATAGCAGAAGCCGGACAAATGAATCCGGTGATAGAAGAAAGATATGCCAAAACACAGCTTCCATACAATCCACAGGCTTTCCCTGTAGAATTGATGACCATTTCCGGCGGGAAGGGAGTGAAATTGAGAGCTACGGTTACAGAATTCGGGCCTGTTTTATTAAGTAAAATCCTTGAACTTAATGATACTCAGCAAAGTATCATGTCTATCGTTTTTAAATATTGTGATGATAAAGGTCTTCCGTTAATTGATCTTAATGATTTAAAGAAAGTTCTTCAGTATGTTACGGATAATGCTCAGGGAAAAGCTGAACTGGCAGCGAACTACGGATCTATTGCTCCGGCCTCTCTGGGAGCGATCCTGAGATCTATTGTTGCACTGGAACAACAGGGAGCATCAGATTTCTTTGGCGAACTGAGCTTTGATGTTCATGATCTTCTTGAAACAAGAGACGGAAAAGGAGTGGTGAATATTTTAAGAGTAGCAGAAATCCAGAACAAGCCACAGTTGTTCTCCACGTTTATGCTTTCGCTTTTTGCCGAAATTTATATGACCTTTCCTGAAGAAGGAGACAGCGGGAAACCTAAGCTGGTTCTTTTCATAGATGAAGCTCACCTGATATTCGATGAATCTTCAAAAGCCCTGCTTTCACAGATAGAAACCATGGTAAAACTGATCCGTTCCAAAGGAGTCGGGATCTATTTTATTACACAGATTCCCGGTGATGTTCCTGAAAATGTACTGTCACAGCTTGGTCTGAAAATACAGCACGCTTTAAGAGGATTTACCGCAAAAGACAAAAAAGAGATCAGCAAAGCTGTTGAAAATTATCCTATAACAGAATTTTATGATGCCTCAAACCTTATTCAGAACCTGGGTATTGGAGAAGCTTTTGTAACTGCTTTGGATGAAAAAGGAATTCCTACACCGCTTGTTCATACCTACCTGATTTCTCCGGAATCGAGAATGGATGTTCTGAACGATGCTGAAATTTCGGAATTAACAGGAAATTCCTCTTTAGTCGCAAAATATGAACAGCCGGTTGATAAGGAATCCGCATATGAAATACTGACCAACAGAATGGAGCAGGCAGCACAGAATCCGGTTCCAACACAGAAAACAAAACCGGTGAAAGAAGAGCCGGGAATGTTTGAACAGGTGTTACAGAGTAAAGCAGGAAGAACTTTTACCAGCACTTTGATGCGGGAAGGAGCAAAAGCCATTCTGGGAATGTTCGGTTTGGGCGGAAGAAGGAGATAA
- a CDS encoding MBL fold metallo-hydrolase produces MKIEQIYTGCLAQGAYYIVSENEAVIIDPLREVKPYLDRLEKDNVTLKYIFETHFHADFVSGHLDLSKKTGAPIVYGPTAQPAFEAIIAEDNQIFEIGKIKIKTLHTPGHTMESTTYLLIDENGTETAIFTGDTLFLGDVGRPDLAQKATNLTQEDLAGILYDSLQNKIMPLDDSITVYPAHGAGSACGKNMQKETVDILGNQKKTNYALNQPDRESFIREVLDGLTAPPKYFGMNVAMNKGGYESLDAVMNKGLNPVNTEDFEAFAEETGALILDTRSPAEFHKGFIPNSINIGLKGDFAPWVGNMIVDVKHPILLVSDEGTEEEVITRLSRVGFDNVLGYLDGSFNAWKNAGKETDEIKRISPAEFAEQFTENSTVVDVRKLSEYSAEHVDNAFNKPLDTISDWVKNIDDSEHFFLHCAGGYRSMIAASVLNSHGIRNFTEIEGGFNGIKKTEKFPTTDFVCQSKTL; encoded by the coding sequence ATGAAAATTGAACAAATATATACGGGCTGTCTGGCTCAGGGTGCCTATTATATTGTATCAGAAAATGAAGCAGTCATTATTGATCCGTTGAGAGAAGTAAAACCTTATCTGGATCGCCTTGAAAAAGACAATGTTACCCTAAAATATATTTTTGAAACTCATTTCCATGCCGATTTTGTTTCGGGACACCTGGACCTAAGCAAAAAAACCGGAGCTCCTATTGTTTACGGACCTACAGCCCAACCTGCTTTTGAAGCTATTATTGCTGAAGACAACCAGATCTTTGAGATTGGAAAAATAAAAATAAAGACGTTACACACTCCGGGGCATACGATGGAAAGTACAACTTATCTTTTAATTGACGAAAATGGTACGGAAACGGCTATTTTTACCGGAGATACCTTGTTTTTAGGAGATGTGGGAAGACCTGATCTTGCACAAAAAGCCACCAATCTTACCCAGGAAGATCTTGCAGGAATTCTGTACGACAGTCTTCAGAACAAGATTATGCCATTGGATGACAGCATCACTGTTTATCCGGCACATGGTGCGGGTTCAGCGTGTGGAAAAAATATGCAGAAAGAAACGGTAGATATTTTAGGTAATCAGAAGAAAACCAATTACGCGCTTAATCAGCCGGACAGGGAGTCTTTCATCAGAGAAGTTCTTGACGGTCTTACCGCTCCTCCGAAATATTTCGGGATGAATGTAGCAATGAACAAAGGAGGATATGAAAGCCTGGATGCAGTAATGAATAAAGGCCTGAATCCGGTTAACACAGAAGATTTCGAAGCTTTCGCAGAAGAGACAGGAGCTTTAATTCTTGATACGAGAAGCCCTGCGGAATTCCATAAAGGGTTTATTCCGAACTCTATCAACATCGGTCTTAAAGGAGATTTTGCTCCGTGGGTAGGAAATATGATTGTAGATGTAAAACACCCTATTCTTCTTGTAAGTGATGAAGGTACCGAAGAAGAAGTTATTACAAGATTAAGCAGGGTAGGTTTTGATAATGTTCTGGGATACCTGGACGGCAGCTTCAATGCCTGGAAAAATGCAGGGAAAGAAACGGATGAGATCAAAAGGATTTCTCCTGCTGAATTTGCAGAACAGTTTACAGAGAATTCTACAGTAGTTGATGTGAGAAAATTAAGTGAATATTCTGCGGAACATGTTGATAATGCATTCAATAAGCCTCTTGATACAATCAGCGACTGGGTAAAAAATATTGATGATTCTGAACACTTCTTCCTTCATTGTGCGGGAGGATACAGAAGCATGATTGCAGCAAGCGTTCTTAACTCGCACGGAATCAGAAATTTTACCGAAATAGAAGGCGGTTTCAACGGAATCAAAAAGACGGAAAAATTCCCTACAACAGACTTTGTGTGCCAGTCAAAAACCTTGTAG
- a CDS encoding rhodanese-like domain-containing protein, giving the protein MIKGKIFGYFFVITLVLTSCKTASINPVSKTDIREIINSSEVILVDVRIPEQYEAGTAKGAINIPLAEIQSNLDSLKGKKVVVFCNKGIQADQAMEILKKNGVEAYDGTSLQNVKAIQNEKPSGK; this is encoded by the coding sequence ATGATAAAAGGAAAAATTTTCGGATATTTTTTCGTTATAACTTTAGTGTTAACATCCTGTAAAACAGCAAGTATAAATCCAGTTTCCAAGACAGACATCAGGGAAATAATCAACAGTTCGGAGGTTATATTGGTTGATGTAAGGATTCCCGAACAATATGAAGCCGGAACCGCAAAAGGAGCTATCAATATTCCACTGGCGGAGATACAAAGCAATCTTGATTCTTTAAAGGGGAAAAAAGTAGTTGTTTTCTGCAATAAAGGAATTCAGGCTGATCAGGCTATGGAAATATTAAAGAAAAACGGTGTGGAAGCTTATGACGGAACCAGCCTGCAAAACGTGAAAGCCATCCAGAATGAAAAACCGTCCGGAAAATAA
- a CDS encoding thioredoxin family protein, with translation MSQKFQEIINSERPVLIDFFATWCQPCKVQSSVLNTVKEHVGEGARIIKVDVDQYPALAAQYGVRGVPTLAIFKDGELLWKESGVHDVNTLTELLKQYS, from the coding sequence ATGTCACAAAAATTTCAGGAAATCATTAATTCGGAAAGACCGGTACTTATTGATTTTTTTGCCACCTGGTGCCAGCCTTGTAAAGTACAGTCGTCCGTTCTGAATACGGTAAAGGAACATGTGGGGGAAGGAGCAAGAATCATCAAAGTAGATGTAGACCAATATCCGGCCCTGGCTGCTCAATATGGTGTACGTGGAGTTCCTACCCTCGCCATCTTTAAAGACGGAGAGCTTTTATGGAAAGAAAGTGGCGTGCATGATGTGAATACGCTCACGGAACTGCTTAAACAGTATTCTTAA
- a CDS encoding nitrilase-related carbon-nitrogen hydrolase, with amino-acid sequence MRIAGLNLDIVWKNKDRNFQLIEEQLKDQQADIFLLPEMFSTGFCMDAAEVSDRNEESLEFLKKISEEKNAAICGSAPVEQDGKFYNRMYFVQPDSETVFYDKRHLFSFSGEDKVYTPGNKRVIVNYKGFRILLQVCYDLRFPIFARNNDDYDAVLYVANWPEKRVGAWEHLLKARAIENLSFVFGLNRIGTDGNNLFYQESSHCFFADGTEISQKNGNIVSAELNMDELKDFRQHFQFLNDRDRFTIDL; translated from the coding sequence ATGAGAATTGCAGGGCTTAATTTGGATATTGTCTGGAAAAATAAAGACAGGAATTTTCAACTGATTGAGGAACAGCTTAAAGATCAACAGGCCGATATTTTCCTGCTCCCGGAAATGTTCTCCACAGGTTTCTGTATGGATGCAGCTGAGGTTTCCGACAGAAATGAAGAATCCCTGGAGTTCCTGAAAAAAATATCGGAAGAAAAAAATGCCGCCATTTGTGGAAGTGCTCCGGTAGAACAGGATGGAAAATTTTATAACAGGATGTATTTCGTACAGCCAGATTCTGAAACTGTTTTTTATGATAAAAGACATCTGTTTTCCTTTTCAGGAGAAGATAAAGTCTATACTCCCGGAAATAAGAGAGTGATTGTGAATTATAAAGGATTCCGGATCTTGCTGCAAGTCTGCTACGATCTTCGTTTTCCTATTTTTGCAAGGAATAATGATGATTATGATGCTGTGCTTTATGTTGCCAACTGGCCGGAAAAAAGAGTAGGAGCCTGGGAGCACCTGTTAAAAGCCAGAGCAATAGAAAACCTGTCTTTTGTGTTCGGGCTTAATAGAATTGGGACGGATGGAAATAACCTTTTTTATCAGGAAAGCTCTCACTGTTTCTTTGCAGATGGAACGGAAATTTCACAAAAGAACGGAAATATTGTTTCTGCGGAACTTAATATGGATGAGCTGAAAGATTTCAGACAGCATTTTCAGTTCCTGAATGACAGGGATCGCTTTACAATTGATTTGTAA
- a CDS encoding DUF6646 family protein yields the protein MKKLFFVLMIAFFGTAAHAQAYTGKGDQKVQAGLSAWGYGTGVTGTYDYGLNKLISVGAGLNVYFDNYKDHDKDNRVFAFGRLNFHLQETLDLPSKWDIYPGVDVGVLGKDFGIGAHIGARYFFTEKVGVFAEVGNNGSIGVSFNL from the coding sequence ATGAAGAAATTGTTTTTTGTGCTGATGATCGCTTTTTTCGGGACTGCAGCCCATGCACAGGCATACACAGGTAAAGGCGACCAAAAAGTTCAGGCAGGATTAAGTGCCTGGGGATATGGAACCGGAGTTACAGGAACCTATGATTACGGATTAAATAAACTTATATCCGTTGGAGCAGGTCTTAATGTTTATTTTGACAATTATAAAGATCATGATAAAGACAACCGTGTTTTCGCGTTCGGAAGACTGAACTTTCATCTTCAGGAGACACTTGATTTACCTTCAAAGTGGGATATTTATCCCGGCGTAGATGTTGGAGTGCTGGGTAAAGATTTCGGGATCGGGGCACATATTGGAGCCCGTTACTTTTTCACAGAGAAAGTGGGCGTTTTTGCAGAAGTAGGCAACAACGGCAGTATCGGTGTTTCTTTCAACCTGTAG
- the rseP gene encoding RIP metalloprotease RseP: protein MELAIKIFQFILSISILVVLHELGHFLPAKWFKTRAEKFFLFFDPWFSIFSMKKINGKWQYKILSKNLPDTETIVVDGKETEVPIDTSKLPDNDWRKHPEQTKYGIGWLPFGGYVKIAGMIDESMDKEQMKKPAQPWEFRSKPAWQRLIIMLGGVTVNFFLAWIIFGCLSYFNGETSFDTTKVETPMHYTSTAKAMGFEDGDKILKVDGKIQNNLDKLSLDILLSDQVTVLRKGQEVTFNTNDDGKAMAFKDENPRAFLTPRYTPVIDTIVNPKTAAAGLKIGDQVVSVNGEKINYYDELQGAVVKNAGKTINMEVVRAGALQPLHLEVSKEGTLGIASYKQLEKFANTQHFNFVESIGRGFTRSIESLTYQVKQFKLVFNKKVQGYKKVGGPLAIIKNMPVEKSKDGAVSVNWSMFWSFTAMFSVWLAFLNLIPIPGLDGGHVLFTLWEVITGKPVPQKVLENAQTIGVIFLLGLMLLIFGSDIFKALTGSL, encoded by the coding sequence ATGGAATTAGCAATCAAGATTTTCCAGTTCATACTAAGTATTTCTATTTTAGTGGTTCTTCATGAGCTTGGACACTTTTTACCGGCAAAATGGTTTAAGACCAGAGCTGAGAAATTCTTCCTGTTTTTCGATCCGTGGTTTTCCATCTTTTCAATGAAGAAGATCAATGGAAAATGGCAATATAAAATTCTTTCCAAAAACCTTCCGGATACGGAAACTATTGTAGTAGACGGAAAAGAAACTGAAGTTCCTATCGATACCTCAAAACTTCCGGACAATGACTGGAGAAAGCATCCCGAGCAGACCAAATACGGAATCGGATGGCTTCCTTTCGGCGGCTATGTGAAAATTGCCGGGATGATCGATGAGAGCATGGATAAGGAGCAGATGAAAAAACCTGCACAACCATGGGAATTCAGATCTAAGCCGGCATGGCAGCGACTTATTATTATGCTGGGGGGAGTTACCGTTAACTTTTTCCTTGCATGGATTATTTTCGGATGCCTTTCCTATTTTAACGGTGAAACTTCTTTTGATACCACCAAAGTGGAAACGCCGATGCATTATACCAGTACTGCAAAAGCAATGGGTTTTGAAGATGGTGATAAGATCTTAAAAGTGGATGGAAAAATTCAGAATAATCTGGACAAACTGTCTTTAGATATTTTATTAAGCGATCAGGTAACAGTTCTAAGAAAAGGGCAAGAGGTTACTTTCAACACTAATGATGACGGGAAAGCAATGGCTTTCAAAGATGAGAACCCAAGAGCGTTTCTTACACCAAGATATACACCTGTAATTGATACAATTGTAAACCCTAAAACAGCTGCAGCCGGGTTAAAAATTGGTGATCAGGTAGTATCTGTAAACGGTGAGAAGATTAATTATTATGATGAATTACAAGGCGCTGTTGTAAAAAATGCGGGCAAAACAATTAATATGGAAGTAGTAAGAGCCGGTGCACTGCAACCCTTACATCTTGAAGTTTCCAAAGAAGGAACCTTAGGAATTGCGTCTTACAAACAACTGGAAAAGTTTGCCAATACACAGCATTTCAATTTTGTAGAATCTATCGGAAGAGGGTTTACAAGAAGTATTGAAAGTTTAACGTACCAGGTTAAACAGTTTAAACTGGTATTCAATAAAAAAGTTCAGGGTTATAAGAAAGTGGGAGGTCCGCTGGCAATTATCAAGAATATGCCGGTAGAAAAGTCTAAAGACGGGGCTGTATCTGTTAACTGGAGTATGTTCTGGAGCTTTACGGCAATGTTCTCCGTTTGGCTGGCATTCCTGAACCTTATTCCTATTCCGGGGCTTGACGGCGGGCACGTTCTTTTTACTTTGTGGGAAGTGATTACAGGAAAACCTGTTCCTCAGAAAGTACTGGAAAATGCACAGACGATTGGGGTTATTTTCCTGCTAGGATTAATGTTGCTGATCTTCGGAAGTGATATTTTCAAGGCACTTACAGGCAGCTTATAA